From Quercus lobata isolate SW786 chromosome 11, ValleyOak3.0 Primary Assembly, whole genome shotgun sequence:
CAGTGTGTGAAAAAGCCATCCTGATATACAATTCCAGAAATTCCTCCTTCAATAGAATAGGATTTCATTTTCCTAATCCTTTTTATTTCCCTCTAGTTTGGAGAACAATAGCATGAGATAGGTGATCTGAGTTAAAGAATCAGgggaaaatttttatataaaattaaggcaaaaactGTTGCAAATTCAACTATATAAAAGAGGCCGGTGGTGGGCAAGGTCATGTGAAAGGGGCAGATggaaagagggggggggggggaattaagggcaaaatgagaaaaaatttcaaaactaaattttttcaacAGTAACTAGCTAGTGGATGGAAGTGCCACATTGAACACGGTCTCAtagtttaaggacaaaattgaACATtatggactaaaatgaaaacaaaacaaacctaGACACTGTAAAATATAATTGAGACCAAATTTTTTGATTCAGAGAACTAGTTCTAAAATAAAACCCTTCAAATTCAACTTCTGCTCCATTTAGAACTGGAGCAGATACCCACAAAAAATCAACTTCAAATTCTTAATCTTTCCAATGGACATTCCcaccaaaacaaattttaaatattcacTTTTTTAAAAGCATACATAGTCCCACCCaaaagatattttaaattttacatttccAGATAAATATTCCTACAAAAACTACTTCCttcttttaaaagtaaataaaaaattccttccCAATTAATTTTGAACTTTCAaccttataattataaatataagcCAGGAGGATAGAAAGGATTAGGTTTATAATAAGGCTTCAACGATAAATTTTTCATAGCAGAAATGAAGAAAAGGGTGGTAATTCACAAATGAGACATTGCAAATCTGATGTGGCAATTGCAAATTTTAGGACTAGggtttaattattgttgttgttgtatgtgAGAAGAAAAACAATATAGTTAATGTGTGTGTGGTTTTCTTGGTTGTATAATTACCAACTTATGACATTAAAATGCTGTGGCTCTTCATAATAtagtctgtgtgtgtgtgtgtgtgtgtgtgtgtgtgttaagtTCACTATAGAGTATAAACAAAATagatataaactaaaaaaagttTCAATCAGACTTTTGAGAAATTTCATATTAACCAAAActatataattcatatatagaCCAGTTGGATatcaaataaaaccaatttGATCAGGTTTCAACTTTGGagaaatttatatgaaaaactaaaCCGGTTCCATAGTTTAGCACACAAAGCCTAGGGCATTAGTTAAGAAGGTATCAAGAACACTAATCCAACAAATATGCAGAACATACTAATTTTTTAGACagttaaaagaaagaaaaaaaggtttgaTCCAGGACCTCATGTAACAAAAAATGTGTATGGTGCTAATATAATCACAACCTATGAGAAAGTTCATAATGTTCATTCcccaaaaatgacaaacaagtgAAACATGCCAAAGATGACACCACGTCCCATAATGGAAGTTTTCCAAAGATGACACCATTGAACTTCAAAATACTTTCAGACTCCATTTGATgtgcaaaaaaaatagaaatttgaaaTAGTAAAAGTAGCACACAAATTGATTATTACCCGCAGACGAGCAACTTCTCCCAATTGCATTCCCAGCACACCTTCATCCCATCCTACAAATTGGttcaaagggaaaaataattatttccaAAGGTATACTCTATAAATCTGCTAAACCAAAAAGGATGAACTCCTTAACATGAAATatgaagggggaaaaaaaaaattcaagttgtACGATAAATCTGCCATTCTGCTATTTATAGTGAATTCTCTTTAAACTGTATGAAAAAACAGAACATAGTGGTCATATCATTTATCTTGAGACATTTGATCCATATAGAAAATATGTAACTTGCTACAATGTTTAACCATTAGTTCTCATACGACAGCACCGAATATTCAGACCTTCCACCTAATCAACAACAGTAGCAGATTGGCAAATTTTATCAGGCAAAGAGCAACGGAGAAGAGAAAATGGGTGATCAAGGTTGATGGGACAAAACAAGGTCAGGCTTCAATTTGGAGTATCAACTATCAAGCCTATCTTTCTACCCATGAACCAAATACTGGTAAACTTTTGTGACAACACACGCATATACTAGATCTTGAACCCACGACCTCATTCCGTACCTTCCTTTTACAAGTAAATGAGACATCATTTGAGCCAGAGTTCATTGCCTAAATACTGCTAAACTTATCagactaaaaaacaaaatcatacgAGAAAGCAACCCAATGACACTAACTGGTCAGAACTTTGTGATCGTAACAAAATAAACTTTGTggtttcaaaaacaagaaattaaacaCCTAGCCTATATTAAATTCCAAACACAATGTCATTCCACATTAGTTTGTTATACCCCTAGAATAGAAGGTTAAAACTGTAATTTTGCCTATGTTTTATTTGCAGAACATAGAATATGAAACAACAAAATCGGTAGAGTTACCTTTAATTACAGAACCTTGGCCAATTTTGAAACTGAATGGCTCCTGCCCAGGATCCTTTGTACTAAAAAACCAtgacaaatatgaaatatatttgtaaataaGACTCCTCAttccaatcaaaattttaaaaaataaaaaaggtagtACAATCCTTacctccaaaatttttgagagagaTCACCATTTTTCcctgaaaaaataataataataataagaacatcaaggaaatgaaggaaaaaaaaaaagtagagagagagagagagagagagagggtaacCGTAGCCAGTGCAGTGGACGGTGACGTTCTGACCGGGTACGGGCTTGGGACCGGTTCCGGGTCTCAAAACTTCCTTCTCCACTCCCATATTTGTTTTCAGTCTTTGCTTTCtttgatttagggttttgttcgaTCCAACACTCGACCTCGATTTGCCCCTTCACACGCtttataatggtttttttttttcttttttttttaagatgagatttatttatttgtatccTACCTGTTTGGAccgaattttttttattctaaaataccTCTACATCCTTATGTTAAAATAGGgacaaaactaaaagataatCAGATAAAAATATAACCCTATTTTTCACTAAAACATTGCTTAAAAAATAGGACCACTCTCcttttgattttcaaatttatttatctacttataaattagattcttaaaataaaaattatatatatatatataaaaaataaataaaaaacttagatttttttttttactaaaaccacttaaaaaaaatgcctCATCATACACGTGAAGTGCGTGTGATAAGGCTAGTTTATTTTAAGCAAccagaggttttttttttttttttcaaagcaaAAAGCAACccaatttgataaaaaaataaatgtgcaTGCTAAATTGCTCGGTGAGTGATGAACACTTTGTACATAGGCTCATCATTCATAATTGGTTACTTTAACAAGTTGTAAAGTTGGATGTGTTTATAGTATTGTTTTGATAGAGTTAAAATGGAATTAGCAATTATTTAGatattaccccaaaaaaaaagtgcacAAAAATTCCTATAGTTTTTCCCTAAAATACCAAATCTCTTGATTTTCgtattattttatgtataaggttatttagttgaaactaaaaacttttttgttaaaagtactgtATATAAAGCTTTAAAGGTACCTgaaaaatagtacaataagacccacaaataataccaaaaagtgcaatggaaccaataaatagtagcaaaaataagctgaatagtaacaaaaataagctaaatagtaaaaaaaaaactagctttttAAACCAATGTCAAATACACACTAAATGATATCAGTGGATCTTTGACTCAAGTGCCTTTATAGCCAAAGAAACTTAACCAATCTTCCCCACAATAAGTAATCTTtccaaaaatggattttttattGGACCCAACTTGACAACAGCTTTTAAATATAAAACCCAATtcgaatggtttttttttttttttttttggttgataccAAAATAAGAAGTTTACATAAAGGCTGGATTAAACCAGCAAAGTTTGGTAGGCATCTGAGTTGCCTTTTTAGCTACATTACATAAGTATTTAACCAGCACATGGGATACTAAGATCATATGACAAAGGAGACCATTTTGTACAAGAAAATTCAGATCAACAAGTCTTGTGTGGTCCTGCCAATCAGACGCTCTCCTGGTGTTGAAGATCTTGACCATACCTTTGCTGTCACTTAAAAGCAAAACACGAGAAAAACCATGATGTTTAGTAGTAAGACAAGCTTCCACCACAGCTTCAAGCAAAAAACCAAGTGTTGTATCAGCTAAACTACTATTAACACCAAAGAACACACGAACTCCTTGAAGATTAGCAGCTTCAAGATCCTGCTGTGGATTGGATTGGAGATTGAGATTTTCTTGGGAGGAAAACTGAGTTGGATTGGTCTGAGAATGCATCCTTTTACCTTCCTTTGAGAAGAAACCACAAAGAAGCCTCTAACGGATGTTCCTCCCTA
This genomic window contains:
- the LOC115969412 gene encoding peptidyl-prolyl cis-trans isomerase FKBP12, whose amino-acid sequence is MGVEKEVLRPGTGPKPVPGQNVTVHCTGYGKNGDLSQKFWSTKDPGQEPFSFKIGQGSVIKGWDEGVLGMQLGEVARLRCSPDYAYGSSGFAAWGIKPNSVLVFEIEVLRAE